A part of Methanomassiliicoccales archaeon genomic DNA contains:
- a CDS encoding PrsW family intramembrane metalloprotease, with protein MALSMLDIVLVLFAAVSPPILYALWIRNAETCDRETLPSVMRAFLLGAFFTLGLAIVIETVVLTVLYSDGGIFTRPFWSLDLKDPDMQLFIIACVVAPLVEEMTKGLGIFGMRARIRELEDGIVYGAAVGLGFAAFENILYEVDALSVGFSVFVGTAVARALTSTALHASASAILGLGLSRGLLGRPGRFHSIIPYYLLAVLLHGVFNLLAITGEITGSTVLYLIAVIAGLVLVQRTFGSLLNKVRMMDMECREGRSI; from the coding sequence ATGGCCTTGTCCATGCTCGACATCGTCCTAGTGCTGTTCGCGGCCGTGTCCCCTCCGATATTGTATGCCCTTTGGATAAGGAATGCCGAGACCTGTGACAGGGAGACGCTGCCCTCGGTGATGCGTGCATTTCTGTTGGGGGCCTTCTTCACCTTAGGTCTCGCCATCGTGATAGAGACGGTCGTCCTGACAGTGCTCTATTCAGATGGTGGGATATTCACCAGGCCATTCTGGTCATTGGACCTCAAAGACCCGGACATGCAGCTTTTCATCATAGCCTGCGTGGTGGCGCCCCTGGTCGAGGAGATGACCAAAGGCCTTGGCATCTTTGGCATGAGGGCAAGGATCAGAGAGCTTGAGGATGGCATAGTCTACGGGGCGGCTGTAGGCCTGGGGTTTGCTGCCTTTGAGAACATATTGTACGAGGTGGATGCGCTGTCCGTCGGGTTCAGTGTCTTTGTGGGGACCGCCGTGGCAAGGGCGCTCACCTCAACGGCCCTTCACGCAAGCGCCAGCGCGATCCTGGGATTGGGGTTGTCAAGGGGGCTTCTAGGTAGGCCAGGTAGGTTCCATAGCATCATTCCATACTACCTTCTGGCGGTGCTGCTTCACGGGGTCTTCAATCTCTTGGCAATAACTGGAGAGATCACGGGTTCCACGGTGCTCTATCTTATCGCGGTCATCGCAGGGCTCGTGCTGGTCCAAAGGACCTTCGGTTCGTTGTTGAATAAAGTACGGATGATGGACATGGAATGCAGGGAGGGGCGTTCAATCTGA
- a CDS encoding hydrogenase iron-sulfur subunit: protein MTEDNGSRIGVFVCRCGGQQDLSLDMDKIVSRIEGSSDVVTVKLVDYLCHERSRKEMVDIIKKESLDRVVVAACTPRLYLNEFQDTVQSAGLNRMMIEMANIREQVAWVHFEDREGATRKAGDMISMAVAKVALQQPSDLGNVAFVNKKRCTGCGVCESVCNVNAVHVLPDKDHEGKRRATVNPKACVGCGACVSACPTSALDQTYFSNRQMVAQIEDLLSHKDEKGSFPNIIVFTCNWCSYSSADQAGLMRMPIDTGFRTIRVMCSARVDPEWIIKAMSLGADGVLVLAGKPGRCHYDIGNMRTRKRMTLLKMVFKEYGFDENRFQIKFVDSEQPDIYARTINEYVQTIRELGPNPIEPTTIVDPVRVELPYLKL, encoded by the coding sequence ATGACAGAGGACAACGGTTCAAGGATCGGCGTATTCGTTTGCAGATGCGGTGGCCAGCAAGACCTTAGTTTGGACATGGACAAGATCGTCTCAAGGATCGAAGGATCGTCGGATGTCGTCACGGTCAAATTGGTCGATTATCTGTGCCATGAGAGGTCAAGGAAAGAAATGGTCGACATCATCAAGAAAGAAAGTTTGGACAGGGTGGTGGTGGCGGCCTGCACGCCGAGGCTATATCTTAACGAGTTCCAGGATACGGTCCAAAGTGCGGGTCTAAACCGCATGATGATAGAGATGGCGAATATAAGGGAACAGGTCGCCTGGGTGCACTTCGAGGACAGGGAGGGGGCGACGAGAAAGGCGGGGGACATGATCTCCATGGCCGTTGCTAAGGTGGCCCTTCAGCAGCCGAGCGACCTCGGGAACGTGGCCTTTGTCAATAAGAAGCGCTGTACGGGCTGTGGGGTGTGCGAATCGGTCTGCAACGTGAACGCTGTCCACGTGCTTCCAGATAAGGATCATGAAGGGAAACGCAGGGCGACCGTGAACCCCAAGGCCTGCGTGGGTTGTGGGGCTTGCGTCTCGGCCTGCCCTACCTCGGCCTTGGACCAGACCTATTTCTCCAACAGGCAGATGGTCGCCCAGATCGAGGACCTGCTCTCCCACAAAGATGAAAAGGGGTCGTTCCCCAACATCATTGTCTTCACTTGTAACTGGTGCTCATATTCATCCGCTGACCAGGCAGGTCTCATGAGGATGCCTATCGATACCGGATTCAGAACAATAAGGGTCATGTGCTCTGCAAGGGTGGACCCTGAATGGATCATCAAGGCGATGTCCCTGGGCGCCGACGGCGTCCTTGTGCTAGCTGGGAAACCTGGCAGGTGCCATTATGACATCGGCAACATGAGGACACGTAAGAGAATGACCCTCCTAAAGATGGTCTTTAAAGAATATGGGTTCGACGAGAACAGGTTCCAGATCAAGTTCGTCGATTCTGAGCAACCTGACATCTATGCGAGGACGATAAACGAATATGTGCAGACCATCAGGGAGCTGGGGCCGAACCCGATCGAGCCCACCACCATAGTGGACCCAGTAAGGGTAGAGCTACCTTACCTGAAATTATAA
- a CDS encoding phosphoribosylaminoimidazolesuccinocarboxamide synthase: MELYREGKVKRVWIVDEDTLEFEFTDRISVFDKIIPTDIPFKGETLCRTAAHWFKLCEEAGIKTDFKQLVAGNRMRVERVEVIPDYSKLNNSTVNYLIPLEFICRHYNAGSLNDRIRNGEVAPEQLGFPKGHMPSYGEKLPKMFFETTTKLEETDRNLTTEEAIRISGLTPDEYYHVFEVIKVIDGIIAREAGSRGLIHVDGKKEFAYDRMRRLMVVDTFGTADEDRWWDAEMYRHGKMVELSKEMVRQYYRDIGYHERLMRARKAGADEPEIPPLPAEMVEKVSALYIDMYERLTGQRFR, from the coding sequence ATGGAGCTCTACCGCGAGGGCAAGGTCAAGAGGGTCTGGATTGTAGATGAGGATACTTTGGAGTTCGAATTCACGGACCGGATCTCAGTGTTCGACAAGATCATCCCGACGGACATACCTTTCAAGGGAGAGACCCTGTGCAGGACCGCGGCCCATTGGTTCAAGCTCTGCGAGGAGGCGGGGATAAAGACCGACTTCAAGCAATTGGTCGCTGGCAACAGGATGAGGGTCGAACGTGTGGAAGTGATCCCCGATTATTCCAAATTGAACAATAGCACTGTCAACTATCTGATCCCCCTGGAGTTCATCTGCAGACATTATAATGCCGGTTCCTTGAACGACCGGATAAGGAACGGGGAGGTGGCCCCGGAGCAGCTAGGCTTCCCCAAAGGTCACATGCCATCCTATGGGGAGAAGCTTCCAAAGATGTTCTTCGAGACAACAACGAAATTAGAGGAGACTGACAGGAACCTCACGACCGAGGAGGCGATCAGGATCTCTGGCCTTACCCCTGATGAATATTACCACGTCTTCGAAGTGATCAAGGTCATCGACGGGATCATTGCAAGAGAGGCGGGTTCCAGAGGGCTGATCCATGTCGACGGTAAGAAGGAGTTCGCGTATGACAGGATGAGGAGGCTCATGGTCGTGGACACCTTCGGGACCGCGGACGAGGACCGCTGGTGGGACGCAGAGATGTACCGCCATGGCAAAATGGTGGAGCTGTCAAAGGAGATGGTCCGTCAGTACTACCGCGATATCGGATATCATGAGAGGCTCATGAGGGCCAGAAAAGCAGGGGCCGACGAGCCGGAAATCCCCCCGCTGCCCGCAGAGATGGTCGAGAAGGTCAGCGCACTCTATATCGATATGTATGAGAGGCTGACCGGACAGAGGTTCCGTTGA
- a CDS encoding response regulator, which produces MVEDNVDHIELCMEYLSTNDFYIDPAKSGKEALMKLKASRYDIIVLDYRLPDATGAQLLKQIRSFDQSTPIIFVTAMDDPDISFQVLKSGASDYVPKTFQYYEKLKDRILENLEHHNKMKQV; this is translated from the coding sequence ATGGTCGAGGATAACGTCGATCACATCGAGCTTTGTATGGAATACCTATCGACCAATGATTTCTATATCGATCCGGCAAAGAGCGGAAAAGAGGCCTTGATGAAATTGAAGGCCTCGAGGTATGACATAATCGTCCTGGACTATAGGCTTCCAGATGCGACAGGAGCACAGCTGCTGAAGCAGATACGGTCGTTCGATCAGAGCACACCGATCATATTCGTGACCGCGATGGATGACCCCGACATAAGCTTCCAGGTGCTGAAGAGCGGCGCCTCAGATTATGTGCCGAAAACATTCCAATACTATGAAAAGCTCAAAGATAGGATCCTTGAGAACCTCGAGCATCACAACAAGATGAAACAGGTATAA
- a CDS encoding PAS domain-containing protein, with protein sequence MDELILLGLAALAMTVTAVVLSYLSLSGSKQDLKIVFIALMFFEVLIGWSYYLDTASSTIEEKLFWNNLEYAGYLGATVTFLLFALFFTGNKYAGKKVAMLLVVLAIIFQAIVVSNDLHGLFYGDVSLPEDVYTTFDAEYGPLFYAFASFDMLVIIIGNAVLIKHYISSTKAHRRGAGLVMVAGAISLLAVILNFSLLGHAPGGFIVMIGLIFASIPLFIGAFSFELFDMLPFAMDRVMDTMQDSVLVLDEKSRVMFMNRSAERLSGLISKDAYGLPIERVLARFPTNAFDVPDDIEEGRSSRPVFEVGDEHFEVEVSPILDQRNSLVGRMVLIRDITLRKVFEKDAKMTHEKLDLLNSITRHDIKNQLVILDGRINLARSKVSDPEVLRHLDEGLRAIGNIEKQTSFAKDYQELGKRAPTWQSLESIFRNIVQVQDMRGVKVSMDTDGVEVFADPLLTKVFYNLVNNSLSHGGELSNITVDAKETDGHLEIIYRDDGVGIPIDEKKAIFEKGRGRHSGYGLFLSNEILHIGGMEMIEDGEPGSGARFRITIPKGSYRFVG encoded by the coding sequence GTGGATGAGCTTATCCTCCTTGGGCTCGCGGCGCTTGCCATGACGGTGACCGCGGTTGTCCTATCCTATCTCAGCCTGAGCGGGAGCAAGCAGGACCTCAAGATCGTTTTCATCGCCCTGATGTTCTTCGAGGTCTTGATAGGATGGTCATATTATCTTGACACTGCATCATCGACCATTGAGGAGAAGCTTTTCTGGAACAACCTGGAATATGCTGGGTATCTGGGAGCCACGGTCACTTTTCTCCTTTTCGCATTATTCTTCACCGGCAATAAGTATGCTGGCAAAAAGGTCGCGATGCTTTTGGTGGTCCTAGCCATCATTTTCCAGGCCATTGTGGTGAGCAACGATCTTCATGGTCTCTTCTATGGTGATGTGAGCTTACCAGAGGATGTCTATACCACATTCGATGCGGAATATGGGCCTTTGTTCTATGCGTTCGCATCGTTCGACATGCTGGTAATCATAATTGGGAATGCCGTTTTGATCAAACATTATATAAGCTCGACCAAGGCGCACAGGCGGGGCGCTGGTCTGGTGATGGTCGCTGGCGCCATCTCCCTTCTGGCCGTCATATTGAACTTTTCTCTGTTGGGCCACGCCCCAGGCGGATTTATCGTCATGATAGGGCTCATCTTTGCAAGCATACCTCTCTTCATCGGTGCGTTCAGCTTTGAGCTCTTCGATATGCTGCCTTTCGCAATGGACCGTGTCATGGACACCATGCAGGACAGCGTGCTTGTCCTGGATGAGAAGAGCAGAGTGATGTTCATGAACCGTTCTGCAGAGAGGCTCAGCGGTCTGATCTCCAAGGATGCTTATGGTCTGCCCATAGAACGCGTCCTTGCGAGGTTCCCGACCAATGCCTTCGATGTTCCCGATGATATTGAAGAGGGTCGGTCATCAAGACCGGTGTTCGAGGTGGGTGATGAGCATTTTGAGGTCGAGGTCAGCCCGATCCTCGATCAAAGGAATTCTCTAGTGGGGAGGATGGTCTTGATCAGGGACATCACCCTCCGAAAGGTCTTCGAAAAGGATGCAAAGATGACGCATGAGAAGCTGGACCTCCTGAACAGCATAACAAGACATGATATCAAGAACCAGCTTGTCATCCTCGATGGCAGGATAAATCTGGCCAGGTCCAAGGTCTCAGACCCAGAGGTCCTGAGGCATCTCGATGAGGGCCTGCGGGCCATAGGGAACATCGAGAAGCAGACCTCCTTCGCAAAAGATTATCAAGAATTGGGAAAAAGGGCCCCGACATGGCAGTCGCTTGAAAGTATCTTCAGAAACATCGTCCAGGTCCAGGACATGAGAGGTGTAAAGGTATCGATGGACACGGATGGTGTCGAGGTATTCGCCGACCCCCTTTTGACCAAGGTCTTTTACAACCTTGTCAACAACTCTCTTTCGCACGGGGGGGAGCTGAGCAATATCACCGTCGATGCCAAGGAGACCGATGGGCACCTCGAGATCATCTATAGGGATGATGGGGTGGGCATTCCTATCGATGAAAAGAAGGCCATCTTTGAAAAGGGAAGAGGTCGCCACTCAGGTTATGGGCTGTTCCTGTCGAATGAGATCCTCCACATAGGTGGGATGGAGATGATCGAGGATGGTGAGCCTGGGTCCGGTGCAAGGTTCAGGATCACCATCCCAAAGGGCTCATATCGTTTCGTCGGGTAA
- a CDS encoding NAD(P)-dependent glycerol-1-phosphate dehydrogenase has protein sequence MEEGDFTKARSMVFPRNVLVGHGVIRSVPQVCKDFALSGTALMVAGQKTIKAAGETIKDGLVREGYDVHEILVGEATDENLKKVIQAAKDVKPDFLLGVGGGSKIDLAKMAAKEMNLEFISIPTSASHDGIASGRASIKNNKGPISMDAKVPLGVIADTEVIVQSPFRLLAAGCADVISNSTALMDWEFAKRLRNESFSRSAYALASYTAETVIENADLIRPGLEESVWIAIRPIIISGISMSVAGNSRPTSGSEHMFSHALDLIAPGKALHGEQCGVGCIMMMYLHGGDWKRIRNALIKIGAPTTARELGITKEQVIQALVTANKVRKDRFTILGMGLTPEAAEKIATITQVI, from the coding sequence ATGGAAGAAGGTGACTTCACCAAGGCTCGCTCAATGGTTTTTCCAAGGAACGTCCTTGTCGGTCACGGCGTCATAAGATCGGTGCCCCAGGTCTGCAAGGACTTTGCACTGTCAGGGACCGCTTTGATGGTGGCCGGGCAAAAAACAATAAAGGCGGCGGGAGAGACCATAAAGGATGGCCTTGTGAGGGAAGGGTACGATGTGCATGAGATACTTGTAGGTGAGGCCACCGACGAGAACTTGAAGAAGGTTATCCAGGCGGCGAAGGATGTGAAGCCCGACTTTTTATTAGGAGTGGGGGGTGGAAGCAAGATAGACCTTGCAAAGATGGCCGCCAAGGAAATGAACCTGGAATTTATATCCATACCTACCTCGGCATCTCATGATGGCATCGCCTCAGGAAGAGCGTCAATTAAAAACAATAAGGGACCTATCTCGATGGATGCGAAGGTCCCATTGGGCGTCATAGCGGACACCGAGGTCATAGTCCAATCGCCCTTCCGCCTATTAGCGGCAGGATGTGCGGATGTCATCTCCAACTCGACGGCCCTTATGGATTGGGAGTTCGCCAAGAGATTGAGGAACGAAAGCTTCAGCCGCTCGGCCTATGCTCTTGCAAGCTATACTGCCGAGACGGTGATCGAGAATGCAGACCTGATAAGACCTGGGCTTGAAGAGAGCGTCTGGATAGCCATCAGGCCGATCATCATCTCAGGGATAAGCATGAGCGTTGCGGGGAACTCCAGACCGACCAGCGGTTCTGAGCATATGTTCTCCCATGCATTGGACCTGATCGCGCCAGGGAAGGCCCTGCATGGAGAACAATGCGGGGTCGGTTGTATCATGATGATGTATCTTCATGGTGGGGACTGGAAACGCATCAGGAATGCGCTGATCAAGATCGGCGCTCCAACGACGGCCAGAGAATTAGGGATCACCAAGGAGCAGGTCATTCAGGCATTGGTCACAGCAAACAAGGTGCGGAAGGACAGGTTCACCATACTTGGCATGGGCCTGACCCCAGAGGCCGCAGAGAAGATCGCTACGATCACACAGGTTATCTGA
- a CDS encoding flavodoxin family protein — translation MLVVALNGSPREKGNTEILIETALGAARVIGAETMRLDIAKLRIEGCRECDGCREKGHCVIEDDMAMVYDLIEKADSLIVATPIFFSGPSSQLKKAIDRCQCIWVSGPIRKGRRAAIFAVGADPKANFRNTVSEVRSFLNTIGFRSDFELLVPSVFKKGEINERKEALERAADIGRELASD, via the coding sequence ATGTTGGTCGTCGCGCTCAATGGCAGTCCACGCGAAAAAGGTAACACTGAGATATTGATCGAGACCGCCTTGGGCGCAGCGAGGGTGATAGGCGCGGAAACGATGAGGTTGGACATCGCAAAGCTTAGGATCGAAGGATGCCGCGAATGCGATGGCTGCCGTGAAAAAGGCCACTGCGTGATCGAAGATGACATGGCAATGGTCTACGATCTCATTGAAAAGGCGGACTCTCTCATCGTAGCTACCCCCATCTTCTTCTCAGGCCCTTCCAGTCAACTTAAGAAGGCAATAGACAGATGTCAATGCATCTGGGTGTCCGGTCCAATAAGAAAAGGAAGGAGGGCGGCCATATTTGCTGTGGGAGCTGACCCTAAGGCGAACTTCAGGAATACGGTCTCAGAGGTCAGATCCTTCCTCAATACCATTGGGTTCAGGTCAGATTTCGAGCTTCTGGTCCCGTCGGTGTTCAAGAAGGGCGAGATAAATGAAAGGAAGGAAGCTCTGGAAAGGGCAGCTGACATCGGAAGAGAGCTAGCATCAGATTGA
- the rfbD gene encoding dTDP-4-dehydrorhamnose reductase: MSIALVIGGSGLLGRSLVRQLRAEGDEVHWTYSSSKGSDEEGGLHLDIRINDAVETVISSLRPDHVYLSAAMTNVDQCERSPTTAWEVNAVGTMNVAKACSKTGAKLLYISTDYVFNGMKGSRYYEFDDPDPINIYGMTKLEGERCTLDAGRDNLVCRVSVLYGPDRPLKPDFVTWLVGELGKGNRVRVFRDQYVSPTYAPHCASVMSRLMRSGKKGTYHTSGPDCMNRYEMALIVAEVFSLDPSLIEPITMQEAGLIARRPGSSCLNIEKVRAELDMEMMCFRDGVKDMRARRTA, translated from the coding sequence ATGTCCATCGCGCTTGTGATCGGCGGCAGCGGGCTGTTGGGGCGCTCTCTTGTGCGACAGCTCAGGGCAGAAGGGGACGAGGTCCATTGGACATACAGCTCCTCGAAGGGGAGCGATGAAGAAGGAGGATTGCATCTTGACATCAGGATCAACGATGCGGTCGAAACGGTCATTTCATCCCTTCGTCCAGACCATGTCTATCTCTCAGCCGCCATGACGAACGTTGACCAGTGCGAAAGGTCGCCGACGACCGCTTGGGAGGTGAACGCCGTCGGGACGATGAATGTGGCCAAGGCATGTTCCAAGACCGGTGCGAAGCTCCTTTACATCAGCACCGATTATGTCTTCAATGGGATGAAGGGCTCAAGATATTATGAGTTCGATGACCCAGATCCGATAAACATCTACGGCATGACCAAGCTTGAGGGTGAGAGATGTACATTGGATGCAGGCAGGGACAACCTTGTCTGCCGGGTCTCGGTCCTGTATGGTCCCGACCGTCCTCTGAAACCGGACTTCGTCACTTGGCTGGTCGGAGAGCTCGGGAAGGGGAATAGGGTAAGGGTCTTCAGAGACCAGTATGTGTCCCCGACCTATGCGCCACATTGCGCCTCTGTGATGAGCAGACTGATGAGGTCAGGTAAAAAGGGAACATATCATACATCCGGACCTGATTGCATGAACCGTTATGAAATGGCTTTGATCGTGGCCGAGGTATTTTCCTTGGACCCGTCCTTGATCGAACCTATCACAATGCAGGAGGCAGGATTGATCGCCAGAAGACCAGGGAGCTCCTGCCTCAATATCGAAAAAGTAAGGGCGGAGCTGGACATGGAGATGATGTGTTTCAGGGACGGGGTCAAGGATATGAGGGCCCGAAGAACTGCTTGA
- a CDS encoding PrsW family intramembrane metalloprotease, which produces MTWYTDLPVIVTLSVLPPLLYLWWFTKAETYQPVERSDVVKAFLTGASLGVIGGAMLTLMIVIPFVILSDDPDGPAVMLMTAVIAAPIAEEAMKGACLLLFKSRLDRLASGLVLGVSVGLGFATVENLLYGITAAFEGLFMAILLVGVRSLTAAFAHASFTGILGYGVARSKRQRNDAIWLPFYILAVTLHAFFNLVASYSEIFDISTFLLVSSTIVLGAMTFILFFILRKRVVQLNDMERDEEEKLAIKEAQMIYLGGSNG; this is translated from the coding sequence TTGACCTGGTATACCGACCTCCCGGTCATTGTTACGCTGTCGGTGCTCCCACCTCTGCTGTACCTTTGGTGGTTCACCAAGGCGGAGACTTACCAGCCGGTCGAGAGGTCGGACGTGGTGAAGGCATTTTTGACTGGCGCTTCGCTAGGGGTCATCGGCGGGGCCATGCTCACACTAATGATCGTGATCCCATTTGTCATCCTATCAGATGACCCGGACGGTCCGGCCGTGATGCTCATGACGGCGGTGATAGCTGCGCCGATCGCGGAAGAGGCCATGAAGGGCGCTTGCCTGTTGCTTTTCAAGAGCAGGCTCGATAGGCTCGCATCTGGCCTTGTCCTAGGTGTTTCGGTCGGATTGGGCTTCGCCACCGTAGAGAACTTGTTATATGGCATTACTGCAGCCTTTGAGGGGCTGTTCATGGCCATTTTGCTGGTGGGGGTAAGGTCGTTGACCGCGGCGTTTGCGCACGCATCATTCACCGGGATATTGGGCTATGGGGTCGCAAGATCGAAAAGGCAAAGAAACGATGCCATATGGTTGCCATTTTACATCCTTGCTGTGACCTTGCATGCTTTTTTCAATCTTGTCGCCTCTTACTCTGAGATCTTTGATATAAGCACATTCCTGCTCGTGTCCTCGACCATAGTGCTCGGTGCCATGACCTTCATTTTGTTCTTCATCCTTAGGAAGAGGGTGGTTCAATTGAATGACATGGAAAGGGACGAGGAAGAGAAGCTTGCGATAAAAGAGGCCCAAATGATATATCTTGGCGGTTCCAATGGGTAA
- a CDS encoding flavodoxin family protein, with translation MMKVLFICSSPNRNGNTAKILGELARRCEEKGAEVSWHFIAEMKIAGCKGCRSCRGTGVCSIEDDMTLVKESIMSSDVVVLGSPIYMGAETGQTKCFIDRLYSLFQPDPSGRPGSLVPKGKLAVTILTCGLKDGDKIYNYENTKFFKVFVNLLGFDMVLSHIIPGMTRPEDALNNTYAVRALDDAMSFMFP, from the coding sequence ATGATGAAGGTCCTTTTCATCTGCTCAAGCCCCAACAGGAACGGGAACACGGCGAAGATACTTGGAGAGCTGGCACGGAGATGCGAAGAGAAGGGTGCCGAAGTGTCATGGCATTTCATAGCTGAGATGAAGATCGCCGGGTGCAAAGGGTGCAGGTCGTGCAGAGGTACCGGGGTCTGCAGTATCGAAGATGATATGACCCTTGTCAAAGAGAGCATCATGTCATCGGACGTCGTGGTACTTGGTTCACCTATATATATGGGCGCGGAGACCGGTCAGACCAAGTGCTTCATCGATAGACTGTATAGCCTGTTCCAGCCTGATCCCTCAGGAAGGCCGGGGAGTCTTGTCCCCAAGGGGAAGCTGGCCGTCACGATATTGACATGTGGTCTGAAGGATGGAGATAAGATATACAATTACGAGAACACCAAGTTCTTCAAGGTGTTCGTCAACCTTCTGGGATTTGATATGGTGCTATCACATATAATACCGGGCATGACCCGCCCCGAGGACGCGTTGAATAACACATACGCCGTCCGAGCGCTCGATGATGCGATGAGCTTCATGTTCCCTTGA
- a CDS encoding UPF0179 family protein yields MVIITLIGERQAKEGAKFIYRGPLTECRDCKLKAVCFNLDVGGLYKIKGKRDVHHECKIHEDGVRVVEVERVPIRAVISKKAAVDGSTISIEGARCKNLGCEKYLLCHPPGLEKGMKGRIVKLCNDIDCPEGQRLVEVMLD; encoded by the coding sequence ATGGTCATAATCACATTAATCGGAGAGAGACAGGCGAAGGAGGGTGCGAAGTTCATCTATCGCGGGCCTCTGACAGAATGCAGGGATTGCAAGCTGAAGGCAGTATGCTTCAATCTGGACGTTGGGGGGCTCTACAAGATAAAAGGTAAAAGGGATGTCCATCACGAATGCAAGATCCATGAGGACGGTGTCCGGGTGGTCGAGGTCGAACGCGTCCCGATAAGGGCGGTTATCAGCAAGAAGGCCGCCGTGGATGGCTCCACCATCTCCATTGAGGGGGCCCGATGCAAGAACCTCGGGTGTGAGAAATATCTGCTATGTCATCCTCCTGGCCTAGAAAAGGGCATGAAGGGGAGGATAGTAAAGCTTTGCAATGACATAGATTGCCCTGAAGGCCAGAGATTAGTAGAGGTGATGCTTGACTAA
- a CDS encoding MFS transporter gives MSNLGPKKEGLNIKGNGIILLLLASMAMMVMFIEIMLVPALPGIAMEYPQDAEWVSWIMSAYLLVGAVATPLLGRLGDMYGKKKVMILSMIAYVAGLMGCAFSWSIPSLIMFRAIQGIGMGIFPLAFGIVRDTFPRRMVPMAIGIISAMFSVGVSIGLLGGGWVVSNYDWRTAFDIVWPLMAFMTVVVYLTIKESSVRVSVKLDYAGTLLLAGGVFTLLFGLTQGEEWGWGSWLFIGSLVLSLLLLTSFVALERRIPNPIVSMRLMSCRGIAGANFAALFIGLSMFMMFQTLPFFLMAPDIAGGLGLKDTFTVGVYMFPSAIAQLIVAPLVGKFSKEIGADRILMAGLALVSAGYAMLIFFHGSELEIMASMFVSGSGFGCAMVSLISVVAMASPREEFGIASGMNTLFRVVGGSIGPVFASVIMASYTIDVGPMTLTGEDGYIWTWVAGIIFSFLGFLVVMTMRPGRGLDFENECAGPVD, from the coding sequence ATGTCGAACCTAGGTCCTAAAAAGGAAGGTCTGAACATAAAGGGAAATGGGATCATCCTTTTACTGCTGGCCTCCATGGCCATGATGGTCATGTTCATAGAGATCATGCTGGTGCCTGCGCTCCCAGGGATAGCGATGGAGTATCCTCAGGACGCGGAATGGGTATCATGGATAATGTCGGCATATCTGCTCGTTGGAGCGGTGGCGACCCCCCTCCTTGGGCGTTTGGGGGATATGTACGGAAAGAAGAAGGTCATGATACTGTCGATGATCGCGTACGTCGCGGGATTGATGGGATGCGCCTTCTCATGGTCGATACCCTCACTGATAATGTTCAGGGCCATCCAAGGGATAGGCATGGGCATATTCCCGCTCGCGTTCGGTATCGTTCGGGACACCTTCCCCCGTAGAATGGTCCCGATGGCGATAGGAATCATAAGTGCGATGTTCTCCGTCGGTGTGAGCATAGGTCTGCTGGGAGGAGGATGGGTCGTGTCCAATTATGATTGGAGAACGGCCTTCGATATCGTCTGGCCGTTGATGGCCTTCATGACCGTGGTAGTGTATTTGACCATCAAGGAATCGTCCGTGAGGGTGTCCGTGAAGCTCGATTATGCAGGTACCCTCCTTTTGGCGGGGGGTGTTTTTACGCTGCTCTTCGGCCTTACCCAGGGCGAAGAATGGGGATGGGGCAGCTGGCTGTTCATAGGTTCCTTGGTGCTATCTCTGCTCCTTTTGACCTCCTTTGTGGCGCTCGAGAGGAGGATCCCGAACCCGATAGTCTCGATGAGACTGATGTCCTGCAGAGGGATAGCTGGTGCGAACTTTGCCGCCCTGTTCATCGGACTCAGCATGTTCATGATGTTCCAGACCCTGCCGTTCTTCCTTATGGCCCCTGATATCGCGGGAGGTCTGGGCCTCAAGGACACCTTCACGGTCGGTGTTTACATGTTCCCAAGCGCCATCGCGCAGCTGATAGTGGCACCACTTGTCGGCAAGTTCTCGAAGGAGATCGGCGCGGACAGGATCTTGATGGCAGGATTGGCACTGGTCTCGGCCGGCTATGCCATGCTGATCTTCTTCCATGGTTCAGAGCTGGAGATCATGGCCTCGATGTTCGTAAGCGGATCAGGGTTCGGATGTGCGATGGTATCGTTGATCAGTGTCGTCGCCATGGCATCACCGAGAGAGGAGTTCGGTATCGCCTCTGGCATGAACACGCTATTCCGGGTCGTGGGCGGGTCGATCGGGCCGGTCTTTGCATCGGTGATCATGGCCAGCTACACCATCGATGTTGGCCCGATGACCTTGACCGGGGAGGATGGATATATTTGGACCTGGGTCGCAGGGATCATTTTCTCGTTCCTAGGCTTCCTTGTAGTGATGACGATGAGACCTGGAAGGGGGCTGGACTTTGAGAATGAATGCGCCGGGCCTGTGGATTGA